One window of Acropora palmata chromosome 1, jaAcrPala1.3, whole genome shotgun sequence genomic DNA carries:
- the LOC141894435 gene encoding neuronal pentraxin-2-like yields the protein MANCRLYFLLLAAVFVSFAEAHECSPTACHCSPVVSFSMRDAERCDLCEATKKLQLDMNDMRKELEAMNNQSNQTQPGLASNDYDLYFTNAGTNDYIIHHGLQITSAFTICFRVRTTDKTGNDRTVVSYSLSRNFNEILVNKMSAIQLFINERLVRTSVSVNDGKWHHVCTSWESTDGSWNLYKDGSLGASGSRLKTGYKTKTDGILTIGQEQDAFGGRFDSNQNYIGELTGLNIWNRVLSPNEIANMSKSCHLGEGNVKKWSDFKVGIRGNVRVITPSACEV from the exons ATGGCAAACTGCAGACTGTATTTCCTACTTCTTGCAGctgtgtttgtttcttttgcagaGGCACACGAATGCTCACCAACGGCATGCCATTGTAGTCCAGTGGTTAGCTTCTCCATGAGAGACGCTGAGAGGTGCGATTTGTGTGAGGCAACCAAAAAGCTCCAACTAGACATGAACGACATGAGGAAAGAACTTGAGGCAATGAACAATCAAAGCAATCAAACTCAACCAG GTTTGGCTTCGAATGATTACGACCTCTATTTCACTAACGCTGGGACTAACGATTACATTATCCACCATGGTTTACAGATCACCAGCGCTTTTACGATTTGCTTTCGAGTGCGTACCACCGACAAGACAGGCAATGATAGGACGGTCGTCAGCTACAGCTTATCGAGAAACTTCAACGAAATCCTTGTCAACAAGATGTCAGCAATTCAGCTCTTTATCAACGAGCGACTGGT AAGGACCAGTGTATCTGTAAATGACGGCAAGTGGCACCATGTTTGTACTTCATGGGAAAGCACAGATGGCTCGTGGAACCTCTACAAAGACGGCAGCTTGGGAGCCAGTGGATCCAGGTTGAAGACTGGTTACAAAACCAAGACAGACGGAATACTCACTATCGGACAGGAACAAGACGCGTTTGGAGGACGCTTTGATTCAAACCAAAATTACATCGGGGAACTAACGGGTTTGAATATTTGGAACCGAGTTCTCTCTCCAAACGAAATCGCTAACATGTCGAAATCGTGCCACCTGGGGGAGGGGAATGTCAAGAAGTGGTCTGATTTCAAAGTGGGAATAAGAGGCAATGTAAGGGTTATAACCCCGTCAGCTTGCGAGGTGTGA
- the LOC141892577 gene encoding neuronal pentraxin-2-like, whose product MANCILCFLLLTAVFVSFAEAHECSPTACHCSPVVSFSMRDAERCDLCEATKKLQLDMNDMRKELEAMKNQSNQTQPGLPSNDYDLYFTNAATSDYVIHHGLQITSAFTICFRVRTTDKTGNDRTVVSYSLLRNFNEILVNKMSAIQLFINERVVKTGVSVNDGKWHHVCTSWESADGSWNLYKDGSLGASGSRLKTGYKTKTDGILTIGQEQDAFGGRFDSNQNYIGELTGLNIWNRVLSLNEIANMSKSYHLGEGNVKKWSDFKVGIRGNVRVITPSACEV is encoded by the exons ATGGCAAACTGCATATTGTGTTTCCTGCTTCTTACAGctgtgtttgtttcttttgcagaGGCACACGAATGCTCACCAACGGCATGCCATTGTAGTCCAGTGGTTAGCTTCTCAATGAGAGACGCTGAGAGGTGCGATTTGTGCGAGGCAACCAAAAAGCTCCAACTAGACATGAACGACATGAGGAAAGAACTTGAGGCAATGAAGAATCAAAGCAATCAAACTCAACCAG GTTTGCCTTCCAATGATTACGACCTTTATTTCACTAACGCTGCAACCAGCGATTATGTTATCCACCATGGTTTACAGATCACCAGCGCTTTTACGATTTGCTTTCGAGTGCGTACCACCGACAAGACAGGCAATGACAGGACGGTCGTCAGCTACAGCTTATTGAGAAACTTCAATGAAATCCTTGTCAACAAGATGTCAGCAATTCAGCTCTTTATCAACGAGCGAGTGGT AAAGACCGGTGTATCTGTAAATGACGGCAAGTGGCACCATGTTTGTACTTCATGGGAAAGCGCAGATGGCTCGTGGAACCTCTACAAAGATGGCAGCTTGGGAGCCAGTGGATCCAGGTTGAAGACTGGTTACAAAACCAAGACAGACGGAATACTCACTATCGGACAGGAACAAGACGCGTTTGGAGGACGCTTTGATTCAAACCAAAATTACATCGGGGAACTAACGGGTTTGAATATCTGGAACCGAGTTCTCTCTCTAAACGAAATCGCCAACATGTCGAAATCGTACCACCTGGGGGAGGGGAACGTCAAGAAGTGGTCCGACTTCAAAGTGGGAATAAGAGGCAATGTACGGGTTATAACCCCGTCAGCTTGCGAGGTGTGA